Proteins from one Periplaneta americana isolate PAMFEO1 chromosome 6, P.americana_PAMFEO1_priV1, whole genome shotgun sequence genomic window:
- the LOC138701127 gene encoding uncharacterized protein: MSEQRSNKKIFKSPFNIPTKHSSVLHETNQEKKVLSPENDQCKDKSSGLSKTKTSNAKNVLKNSSGSKEATQEKKEKKVIAKKLPLTSLTDAEYEEIFSSAIKRILAVEDIPPSDVKHDSGSSDNEDDIENRVAIPEPNEALSPHEEAGKRIEDIPTENDGEQQEFNKKTTNITGIKRNEVNSEVTIVENSSNAKEPHLRNTQKEPKDKQETSAKKPNVPFQPVFAKAKTSDQLQDQTKTNHQEKQEKKKIRHKHKPYCQLSGNTPETKGKDDISRADPSIQKQNYSKSQDSEVKNSSELSQHSILVSQGSSQHGHSCDHVCKKKKKKQHRHGTEPESHSQSSHACLNLSSLSQCSQTYFSQPGADLTLKERLLWLRNRRGVGLWVQCSRPVCNKWRYLPDTQDPVEVPEEWFCHMHPDKKYNSCAAPERPPTAWEEEDLIHNAYTAGSVVWGHLAGYPWWPAMVDDDPDTEQYYWLNGFSDIPTHYNVVFFDEEDITRAWLTPGSMKAFTGRETEKQFRKTVAHGVDYSKRIQAARMQAEEALPMSIRDRLLTFGFLARYKGGIGTLKGRHKHDKKRKHDDEELFSGYIYEDKAGDDEDFNNGERRKRHKRKTTKESRVSKVGTNEIKMQEGNNEHDKVSAEVSDERVSLNKNDGDKFHKYKSSQKPDPLKIYSFDNSIYTQELSNKEPGKPKQKPVFNSKKKPKEPKLNNEEIKKREEKQDNNNNNFPERDTHNVSKKNDDKSSSNNDGKKDTSKEKQDAELNIDINSEKRSEEQNLNSSLKEDSLNKLGTDKQSNSNERNKDASDEGSETQFSFVQYDSEEEVVNCSQDLFLTQRDPAEQIQSQKKNTDNSDSTRAVVGVPTPPKSQGDAQTIAENKKTNEVTGDSHNTGDENCSDNHVRGTDSETNIFQEKENCTQMDVEQVVREANSPTHSVNEQSSSTSNVALVPTVTQTGQNLNYQNSDAVVPQINIDDSCHMSDDSLDFEPEE, from the exons GATAAATCATCAGGACTGTCCAAAACAAAGACATCTAATGCCAAGAATGTGTTAAAAAATAGCTCCGGATCAAAAGAAGCAAcacaggaaaagaaagaaaagaaagttatAGCAAAg aagctTCCACTGACGTCCCTAACTGATGCTGAGTATGAGGAAATTTTCTCATCAGCAATCAAGAGAATACTTGCTGTGGAAGATATTCCTCCTTCAGATGTGAAACATGATTCAGGAAGCAGTGATAATGAAGACGATATTGAG AATAGAGTTGCAATTCCTGAGCCAAATGAAGCGTTATCCCCTCACGAAGAAGCTGGAAAACGAATAGAAGACATTCCTACAGAAAACGATGGAGAGCAACAGGAGTTCAACAAGAAAACAACAAATATTACCGGTATTAAGAGAAATGAGGTTAATTCAGAAGTCACTATTGTAGAGAATTCATCCAATGCTAAAGAACCACATTTAAGAAATACACAGAAAGAACCCAAAGACAAGCAAG AAACATCTGCAAAGAAACCCAATGTGCCATTCCAACCGGTGTTTGCAAAAGCTAAGACATCTGATCAACTACAAGACCAGACAAAAACCAATCACCAGGAAAAGCAAGAAAAGAAGAAGATCCGTCACAAGCACAAGCCATACTGTCAATTGTCTGGTAACACCCCTGAGACAAAAGGAAAAGATGATATTTCTCGTGCTGATCCATCAATACAGAAACAAAATTACAGCAAGAGCCAGGACAGTGAAGTGAAAAATAGTTCTGAATTGAGTCAACACAGTATTTTAGTCAGTCAGGGTAGCAGCCAACACGGTCATAGCTGTGACCATGtttgtaagaagaagaagaagaagcagcacAGACATGGGACAGAGCCTGAGAGTCATTCTCAAAGCAGTCACGCCTGTCTCAACTTGAGCTCCCTGAGCCAGTGCTCTCAGACTTACTTCAGTCAGCCAGGAGCAGATTTAACACTGAAGGAGCGGTTGTTGTGGCTACGGAACAGGCGTGGTGTGGGCCTGTGGGTGCAGTGCTCCCGTCCAGTCTGCAATAAGTGGAGGTACTTGCCTGACACACAAGATCCTGTGGAAGTGCCTGAGGAATGGTTCTGTCATATGCATCCAG ACAAAAAATACAACAGCTGTGCTGCCCCTGAGAGGCCCCCTACTGCATGGGAAGAAGAGGATTTAATTCATAACGCCTACACAGCTGGCTCGGTTGTATGGGGTCATCTGGCTGGTTATCCATGGTGGCCAGCAATGGTAGATGATGACCCTGACACGGAACAATATTACTGGCTGAACGGTTTTTCAGACATTCCT ACACATTACAACGTGGTTTTCTTTGATGAAGAAGATATAACGCGTGCCTGGCTGACACCAGGTTCTATGAAAGCTTTCACAGGACGTGAAACAGAAAAACAATTCAGAAAG ACAGTTGCACACGGTGTAGATTACAGTAAAAGAATCCAGGCAGCCAGAATGCAAGCAGAGGAAGCTCTTCCAATGAGTATTCGGGACcgtcttttgactttcggtttcCTTGCTCGCTACAAGGGAGGCATTGGAACACTCAAGGGGAGACACAAACATGACAAGAAAAGGAAACACG ACGATGAAGAATTATTCTCTGGTTACATTTATGAGGATAAAGCAGGAGATGACGAAGACTTTAATAATG GTGAACGCAGAAAAAGGCATAAGAGAAAGACTACAAAAGAATCAAGAGTTAGCAAGGTTggtacaaatgaaataaaaatgcaagAAGGAAATAATGAACACGATAAAGTCTCAGCTGAAGTAAGTGATGAGAGAGTAAGTCTGAACAAGAATGATGGCGACAAATTCCACAAATATAAAAGTTCTCAAAAACCTGAtcctttaaaaatatattcatttgacAACTCCATATATACTCAAGAACTAAGTAACAAGGAGCCAGGGAAACCAAAACAGAAACCTGTATTTAATTCGAAGAAGAAACCTAAAGAACCAAAATTAAACAACGAAGAGAtcaagaaaagagaagagaaacaagataataataataataatttccctgAGAGAGACACACACAATGTAAGCAAGAAAAACGATGACAAGTCGAGTTCAAACAATGATGGAAAAAAAGACACTTCAAAGGAAAAACAAGATGCAGAATTAAACATCGATATCAACAGCGAAAAGAGAAGTGAAGAGCAGAATCTCAATTCTTCTCTTAAGGAAGACTCACTAAATAAGTTAGGAACTGATAAACAATCCAattcaaatgaaagaaataaagacgCATCAGATGAAGGCAGCGAGACTCAGTTCAGTTTCGTACAATATGATAGTGAAGAAGAGGTTGTTAACTGCTCACAGGATTTGTTTCTGACTCAGAGAGATCCTGCAGAACAGATTCAATCACAGAAAAAGAACACAGACAATTCTGATAGTACCAGAGCCGTTGTAGGAGTGCCCACACCTCCCAAATCTCAAGGAGATGCACAaactattgcagaaaataaaaagacaaatGAAGTAACAGGTGACAGTCATAATACAGGTGATGAGAACTGTAGTGACAATCACGTTCGAGGAACAGATTCTGAAACAAATATTTTCCAAGAGAAAGAAAACTGTACACAGATGGATGTTGAGCAAGTGGTTAGAGAAGCTAATAGCCCAACACACTCAGTTAATGAACAATCGAGCAGTACCAGTAATGTGGCACTTGTACCTACTGTAACACAAACAGGTCAGAATCTGAATTATCAAAATTCAGATGCAGTTGTACCTCAAATTAACATAGATGATTCATGTCACATGTCAGACGATTCACTTGATTTCGAGCCAGAAGAATAA